One Streptomyces sp. CNQ-509 DNA window includes the following coding sequences:
- a CDS encoding S9 family peptidase, which produces MRIKPAAAALTSLLAAGVGAGAAAVAAGRYGSRAALRPAPAGPVGFQGPRLRVIAEAGGQVTLGPGSPPALRPETYGLTGRDVHAVVGPLVRAESWPGGRLVRRLERVTYGSLDAGTRVRLTPKVYVGTPRSALGIAYQEVTVAGPLGALPAWYVPGTRGTWVIAAHGLGDTREQALTALPFLHELGLPVLAPAFRGDPGAPPVPGGRGALGRAEWPDLDAALHWAVRHGARRAVLYGWSTGATMALRTAAESAAAYGIAGLVLDSPVLDWRAAVRALSGRSGAPGRLPLPGRLRGLAVLAAGEYPELDTALAVPEAPTLVLQGQADDIAPLAAARAFAARGGDKMLLREVPDGGHATLWNATPAAYEETVRRFLTPLL; this is translated from the coding sequence ATGCGCATCAAACCGGCCGCCGCGGCCCTGACCAGCCTCCTCGCCGCCGGAGTCGGCGCCGGTGCCGCCGCCGTGGCCGCCGGGCGGTACGGCTCCCGCGCCGCCCTGCGGCCCGCCCCAGCGGGACCCGTCGGCTTCCAGGGACCCCGGCTGCGGGTGATCGCCGAGGCCGGCGGGCAGGTCACCCTCGGGCCCGGCTCGCCGCCCGCCCTGCGCCCCGAGACGTACGGGCTGACGGGCCGGGACGTGCACGCCGTCGTCGGCCCCCTGGTGCGCGCCGAGTCGTGGCCGGGCGGCCGGCTCGTGCGCCGGCTGGAGCGCGTCACGTACGGCAGCCTGGACGCGGGCACCCGGGTGCGGCTGACGCCGAAGGTGTACGTGGGCACGCCGCGCTCGGCGCTGGGCATCGCGTACCAGGAGGTCACCGTCGCGGGCCCGCTGGGCGCGCTGCCCGCGTGGTACGTGCCGGGCACCCGCGGCACCTGGGTCATCGCCGCCCACGGCCTCGGCGACACCCGCGAACAGGCCCTGACCGCCCTGCCGTTCCTGCACGAGCTGGGCCTGCCGGTCCTCGCCCCCGCCTTCCGCGGCGACCCCGGCGCCCCGCCCGTCCCCGGCGGCCGCGGTGCGCTCGGCCGCGCCGAGTGGCCCGACCTCGACGCGGCGCTCCACTGGGCGGTGCGGCACGGCGCGCGGCGCGCGGTGCTGTACGGCTGGTCGACCGGCGCCACCATGGCGCTGCGCACGGCCGCGGAGTCCGCGGCGGCCTATGGCATCGCGGGGCTGGTGCTGGACTCGCCGGTGCTCGACTGGCGCGCCGCGGTACGGGCCCTCTCCGGCCGCTCCGGCGCCCCCGGGCGGCTACCGCTCCCCGGCCGGCTGCGCGGTCTCGCGGTGCTGGCGGCCGGGGAGTACCCGGAGCTGGACACCGCGCTCGCCGTACCGGAGGCGCCGACGCTGGTGCTCCAGGGCCAGGCCGACGACATCGCCCCACTCGCGGCGGCGCGGGCGTTCGCTGCCCGCGGCGGCGACAAGATGCTGCTCCGCGAGGTCCCCGACGGCGGGCACGCGACGCTGTGGAACGCCACCCCGGCCGCGTACGAGGAGACCGTGCGCCGCTTCCTGACCCCCCTGCTCTAG
- a CDS encoding class II aldolase/adducin family protein yields the protein MRHAWRELLATARRMYSEGLVVGTSGNVSARMGDHVLITPTGVPYEELGDDDLVAVDLRGRQTHGSLKPTSELPMHLAVYENTDASAVVHTHAVHATAVSTLVPELPTVHYATAALGGPVRVAPYALYGTPELAAGMLTALAGRSACLLQNHGTVAYGAGLAQAYDRTAQLEWMCRVWLAARSAPGLSPSLLSAEELGEVAEKLKGYGQG from the coding sequence ATGCGTCACGCGTGGCGTGAGCTGCTGGCGACGGCCCGGCGGATGTACTCCGAAGGGCTGGTCGTCGGAACCTCGGGCAACGTCTCCGCGCGGATGGGCGACCATGTGCTCATCACCCCGACCGGCGTTCCCTACGAGGAGTTGGGCGACGACGACCTCGTCGCCGTCGACCTGCGGGGGCGGCAGACGCACGGCTCGCTCAAGCCGACGAGCGAGCTGCCCATGCACCTGGCGGTCTACGAGAACACCGACGCGAGCGCCGTCGTGCACACCCACGCCGTGCACGCGACCGCCGTCTCCACGCTCGTGCCGGAACTGCCCACCGTCCACTACGCCACCGCGGCCCTCGGCGGCCCGGTGCGCGTCGCCCCGTACGCGCTCTACGGGACGCCCGAGCTGGCCGCGGGCATGCTGACGGCGCTCGCCGGACGGTCCGCGTGCCTGCTGCAGAACCACGGCACCGTCGCGTACGGCGCCGGTCTCGCGCAGGCGTACGACAGGACCGCGCAGCTCGAATGGATGTGCCGGGTGTGGCTGGCCGCGCGCTCGGCGCCGGGGCTGAGCCCGTCGCTGCTGTCGGCGGAAGAGCTCGGGGAGGTGGCGGAGAAGCTGAAGGGCTACGGCCAGGGGTGA
- a CDS encoding inorganic phosphate transporter yields MEHLTLIIGVVVVTALVFDFTNGFHDTANAMATTISTGALKPKTAVAMSAVLNLIGAFLSVEVAKTISGGIIDEGSGIQPEVIFAGLVGAIVWNLLTWLAGLPSSSSHALFGGLIGATLVSVGWNGVHMDAIVMKVLIPAIAAPLVAGVAAAAATRLTYRLAKRRSADQTARGYRAGQITSGALVSLAHGTNDAQKTMGVITLALITGGSLAPNSDPPTWVIVSAALAIALGTYLGGWRIIRTMGKGLTDIQPPQGFSAQTSSATVILASSHLGFALSTTQVCSGAIMGSGVGKKGGVVRWSTAGRMVAAWGLTLPAAGLIAGAAAFLADRGDWGVVTVAILGVAACATIWAASRRDRVDHSNVNDVDPVTGEPVTAGDGADGAVEPVSIPAPRTASGPASQATV; encoded by the coding sequence ATGGAACACCTCACTCTCATCATCGGAGTCGTCGTAGTCACCGCCCTGGTGTTCGACTTCACGAACGGGTTCCACGACACCGCCAACGCCATGGCCACCACCATCTCCACCGGGGCGCTCAAGCCCAAGACGGCGGTGGCGATGAGCGCAGTCCTCAACCTCATCGGCGCCTTCCTCTCCGTGGAAGTCGCCAAGACCATCTCCGGCGGCATCATCGACGAAGGGTCCGGCATCCAGCCCGAAGTGATCTTCGCGGGGCTGGTGGGTGCGATCGTCTGGAACCTGCTGACCTGGCTCGCCGGGCTGCCCTCCAGCTCCTCGCACGCCCTCTTCGGCGGCCTGATCGGCGCGACCCTCGTCTCCGTCGGCTGGAACGGCGTGCACATGGACGCCATCGTCATGAAGGTCCTCATCCCCGCCATCGCCGCGCCGCTGGTCGCGGGCGTCGCCGCCGCCGCCGCGACCCGGCTGACGTACCGGCTCGCAAAGCGCCGCTCCGCGGACCAGACCGCGAGGGGCTACCGCGCCGGGCAGATCACCTCCGGCGCGCTGGTCTCCCTCGCCCACGGCACCAACGACGCCCAGAAGACGATGGGCGTCATCACCCTGGCGCTGATCACCGGCGGCTCGCTGGCCCCCAACTCCGACCCGCCCACCTGGGTCATCGTCTCCGCCGCGCTGGCCATCGCGCTCGGCACGTACCTCGGCGGCTGGCGGATCATCCGCACCATGGGCAAGGGCCTCACCGACATCCAGCCGCCGCAGGGCTTCTCCGCCCAGACCAGCTCGGCCACGGTGATCCTCGCCTCCTCGCACCTCGGCTTCGCCCTGTCCACCACCCAGGTCTGCTCCGGCGCGATCATGGGCTCCGGCGTGGGCAAGAAGGGCGGCGTGGTGCGCTGGAGCACCGCCGGGCGGATGGTCGCCGCGTGGGGGCTGACCCTGCCGGCCGCGGGGCTGATCGCGGGGGCCGCGGCGTTCCTGGCGGACCGGGGCGACTGGGGCGTGGTGACTGTCGCCATCCTGGGCGTCGCCGCCTGCGCGACCATCTGGGCGGCCTCGCGCCGCGACCGGGTCGACCACTCCAACGTCAACGACGTGGACCCGGTGACCGGAGAGCCCGTCACCGCCGGCGACGGCGCGGACGGTGCCGTGGAGCCGGTGAGCATACCCGCGCCGCGGACCGCGTCCGGCCCCGCCTCCCAGGCCACGGTCTGA
- a CDS encoding cobyric acid synthase produces MTARAGGLLVAGTTSDAGKSVVTAGICRWLARRGVSVAPFKAQNMSLNSYVTREGAEIGRAQAMQAAAARTEPTALMNPVLLKPGGEAQSQVVVLGRPVAELSAAGYHGERQRALFDTVTDCLEELRRAYDVVICEGAGSPAEINLRHSDIVNMGLARAARLPVVVVGDIDRGGVFASFFGTTALLSAADQGLVAGYLVNKFRGDVSLLEPGLSMLRGLTGRQTLGVLPFRHGLGIDEEDGLRLSLRGLIRELPAEPPHGREALRVAVVPVPLMSNFTDVDALAAEPGVAVQFTDRPEELAEADLVVLPGTRGTIRALAWLRERGLDAAVARRAAQGRPVLGICGGFQMLAERIGDAAGVEARPAQSVAGLGLLPVRVEFAARKTLGRPAGTALGEPVAGYEIHHGVADVRGGEPFLAGCRVGQVWGTHWHGALENDGFRRAFLRQVAADAGRAFVPAPDTSFAALREEQLEKLGDLIEEHADTKALLRLIEAGAPGDLPFLPPGAPTT; encoded by the coding sequence GTGACGGCGCGTGCCGGCGGCCTGCTGGTCGCCGGCACCACGTCGGACGCGGGCAAGAGCGTGGTCACCGCCGGCATCTGCCGGTGGCTGGCCCGGCGCGGCGTCTCCGTCGCGCCGTTCAAGGCGCAGAACATGTCGCTCAACTCGTACGTGACCCGCGAGGGCGCCGAGATCGGGCGGGCCCAGGCCATGCAGGCGGCGGCCGCCCGCACCGAGCCCACCGCGCTGATGAACCCGGTGCTGCTGAAGCCCGGCGGCGAGGCGCAGAGCCAGGTGGTGGTGCTGGGCCGGCCGGTGGCGGAGCTGAGCGCGGCGGGCTACCACGGGGAGCGGCAGCGGGCGCTGTTCGACACGGTCACGGACTGCCTGGAGGAGCTGCGGCGCGCGTACGACGTGGTGATCTGCGAGGGCGCGGGCAGCCCGGCGGAGATCAACCTGCGCCACAGCGACATCGTCAACATGGGGCTGGCGCGGGCGGCGCGGCTGCCCGTCGTGGTCGTCGGGGACATCGACAGGGGCGGGGTCTTCGCGTCCTTCTTCGGCACCACCGCGCTGCTGAGCGCGGCGGACCAGGGCCTGGTCGCGGGCTATCTGGTCAACAAGTTCCGCGGTGACGTCTCCCTGCTGGAGCCGGGGTTGTCGATGCTGCGCGGGCTGACCGGGCGGCAGACCCTGGGGGTGCTGCCGTTCCGGCACGGGCTGGGCATCGACGAGGAGGACGGGCTGCGGCTGTCCCTGCGCGGCCTCATCCGCGAGCTGCCCGCGGAGCCGCCGCACGGGCGGGAGGCGCTGCGGGTCGCGGTGGTGCCGGTGCCGCTGATGTCGAACTTCACCGACGTGGACGCGCTGGCCGCGGAGCCGGGCGTCGCCGTGCAGTTCACCGACCGGCCGGAGGAGCTGGCGGAGGCGGACCTGGTGGTGCTGCCGGGGACGCGGGGCACGATACGGGCGCTGGCGTGGCTGCGGGAGCGGGGCCTGGACGCGGCGGTGGCGCGCCGGGCGGCGCAGGGGCGGCCGGTGCTGGGCATCTGCGGCGGGTTCCAGATGCTGGCGGAGCGGATCGGCGACGCGGCGGGCGTGGAGGCGCGGCCCGCGCAGTCGGTGGCCGGGCTGGGACTGCTGCCCGTACGGGTGGAGTTCGCGGCGCGCAAGACGCTGGGCCGGCCCGCGGGCACGGCGCTGGGCGAGCCGGTGGCGGGGTACGAGATCCACCACGGCGTGGCGGACGTACGGGGCGGGGAGCCGTTCCTCGCCGGGTGCCGGGTGGGCCAGGTGTGGGGGACGCACTGGCACGGGGCCCTGGAGAACGACGGCTTCCGGCGGGCGTTCCTGCGGCAGGTGGCGGCGGACGCGGGCCGGGCGTTCGTACCGGCGCCGGACACGTCCTTCGCGGCGCTGCGGGAGGAGCAGTTGGAGAAGCTGGGCGACCTGATCGAGGAGCACGCGGACACCAAGGCCCTGCTGCGCCTGATCGAGGCGGGCGCGCCGGGCGACCTGCCGTTCCTGCCGCCCGGGGCGCCGACGACGTAG
- a CDS encoding SCO1860 family LAETG-anchored protein: protein MSATAVTAAALAAGPALLVAAPVYADDAGGTAPARTGSAGASVLRADLDVSLLDKTVQVPVLSTLNEVRVPAAGRDSGAADKTALDVRVDGLAAAGGGEHPEGPRAVNIARAEVATADATVDVYGAEASSHLARAEVHVPGLPALPLIKVEEVTSKAVCAVGEKPKAESRTLGSVTVLGKRVTVTVGGEPTVVAVPGVGEVSLGFSQTETTRAAASAAALRLRVSVNPLKLNVAEVEGEVTLVEAACETPAGGGTGPGEEPGDRPQGDAEPVQDERPADATDPAPERQLAETGGSSATPYLVGGAALLVGLGLSGLVLARIRTRG, encoded by the coding sequence ATGTCCGCGACCGCCGTCACGGCGGCCGCACTGGCCGCCGGCCCGGCCCTGCTCGTTGCCGCACCCGTCTACGCCGACGACGCCGGCGGCACGGCCCCGGCCCGTACCGGCTCGGCCGGCGCCTCCGTGCTCCGAGCCGACCTCGACGTCTCCCTGCTCGACAAGACCGTGCAGGTGCCGGTGCTTTCGACGCTCAACGAGGTCCGCGTGCCCGCCGCGGGCCGGGACTCCGGCGCCGCGGACAAGACCGCACTCGACGTCCGGGTCGACGGCCTCGCGGCCGCCGGGGGCGGCGAACACCCGGAAGGACCCCGGGCGGTGAACATCGCGCGCGCCGAAGTCGCCACCGCGGACGCCACCGTGGACGTGTACGGCGCCGAGGCGTCGTCGCACCTCGCCCGCGCCGAGGTGCACGTCCCCGGGTTGCCCGCGCTCCCGCTCATCAAGGTCGAGGAGGTGACGTCGAAGGCCGTCTGCGCGGTGGGGGAGAAGCCGAAGGCGGAGTCCCGCACCCTCGGCTCCGTCACCGTCCTGGGCAAGCGCGTCACGGTCACCGTGGGCGGCGAGCCGACGGTGGTCGCGGTGCCGGGCGTGGGGGAGGTGTCGCTCGGCTTCTCGCAGACGGAGACCACGCGCGCGGCGGCGAGCGCCGCGGCGCTGCGGCTGCGGGTCTCGGTGAACCCGCTGAAGCTGAACGTCGCCGAGGTGGAGGGCGAGGTGACGCTGGTCGAGGCGGCGTGCGAGACGCCTGCCGGTGGCGGTACGGGCCCGGGCGAGGAGCCCGGCGACCGCCCCCAGGGCGACGCCGAGCCGGTCCAGGACGAGCGGCCCGCCGACGCCACCGACCCCGCCCCCGAGCGGCAACTCGCAGAAACGGGCGGCAGCTCGGCGACCCCGTACCTGGTCGGCGGCGCCGCCCTCCTCGTCGGCCTGGGCCTCAGCGGCCTGGTGCTGGCCCGCATCCGGACGCGGGGCTGA
- a CDS encoding amidohydrolase family protein → MSESPVLRVRGRVLTGREEVRDELWVVGGRVTFTPPAAAREVVDIEGWALPGLVDAHCHVGLDAHGAVDDATSEKQARTEREAGALLLRDAGSAADTRWIDGRDDLPRLVRAGRHIARTRRYIRNYAHEIEPDDLVAYVAREARRGDGWVKLVGDWIDREAGDLTPCWPREALAPAIAEAHRLGARVTAHCFAEDSLRDLVEAGIDCIEHATGLTEETVPLFAERGVAIVPTLVNIATFPELAAGGQAKFPRWANHMRRLHDRRYATVRAAYDAGIPVYAGTDAGGSLAHGLVGQEVGELVAAGIPAADAVSAAAWGAREWLGRPGLEEGAPADLVVYEADPLADVRVLTAPRRIVLRGRVVG, encoded by the coding sequence ATGAGCGAAAGCCCGGTGCTGCGCGTGAGGGGCCGGGTGCTGACCGGCCGCGAGGAAGTCCGCGACGAGCTGTGGGTGGTGGGCGGGCGCGTCACCTTCACGCCGCCCGCCGCCGCGCGCGAGGTCGTCGACATCGAGGGCTGGGCGCTGCCCGGGCTCGTCGACGCCCACTGCCACGTCGGGCTCGACGCGCACGGCGCGGTGGACGACGCCACCAGCGAGAAGCAGGCCCGTACCGAGCGCGAGGCCGGCGCCCTGCTGCTGCGCGACGCGGGCTCCGCCGCCGACACCCGCTGGATCGACGGCCGCGACGACCTGCCGCGGCTCGTCCGCGCCGGCCGCCACATCGCCCGTACCCGCCGCTACATCCGCAACTACGCCCACGAGATCGAACCGGACGACCTCGTCGCGTACGTCGCCCGCGAGGCGCGCAGGGGCGACGGCTGGGTCAAGCTCGTCGGCGACTGGATCGACCGCGAGGCCGGCGACCTCACCCCGTGCTGGCCGCGCGAGGCCCTGGCCCCCGCGATCGCCGAGGCGCACCGCCTCGGCGCCCGCGTGACCGCCCACTGCTTCGCCGAGGACTCGCTGCGCGACCTGGTCGAGGCGGGCATCGACTGCATCGAGCACGCCACGGGCCTCACCGAGGAGACCGTGCCGCTCTTCGCCGAGCGCGGCGTCGCCATCGTGCCCACCCTCGTCAACATCGCGACGTTCCCGGAGCTGGCGGCGGGCGGCCAGGCCAAGTTCCCCCGCTGGGCCAACCACATGCGCCGGCTGCACGACCGCCGGTACGCCACCGTGCGCGCGGCCTACGACGCCGGCATCCCCGTCTACGCGGGCACCGACGCCGGCGGGTCGCTGGCGCACGGCCTGGTCGGGCAGGAGGTGGGCGAGCTGGTCGCCGCCGGGATCCCGGCGGCGGACGCCGTCTCGGCGGCGGCGTGGGGCGCGCGGGAGTGGCTCGGGCGCCCGGGCCTGGAGGAGGGCGCGCCCGCGGATCTCGTGGTGTACGAGGCCGATCCGCTGGCCGACGTGCGGGTGTTGACGGCACCGCGGCGGATCGTCCTGCGCGGCCGGGTCGTCGGCTGA
- the ectA gene encoding diaminobutyrate acetyltransferase, with amino-acid sequence MTAAQADLAGPPDKPRTAAADEAGVRLDTPRIEDGAAIWRIARDSGSLDLNSSYSYLLWCRDFADTSVVARDSDGAPVGFVTGYIRPARPETLVVWQIAVDAAFRGRGLAGALLDGLTERALADRGIRRLETTITPDNSASDQLFRSYARRHGAGVDRDVLFHGEHFPDGHEPELLYRIGPLAG; translated from the coding sequence ATGACTGCCGCACAAGCAGACCTAGCAGGCCCTCCCGATAAACCCCGCACCGCGGCTGCAGACGAGGCGGGTGTCCGGCTGGACACCCCGCGAATCGAGGATGGCGCCGCAATCTGGCGCATCGCACGCGACTCCGGGTCGCTGGACCTCAACTCGTCGTACAGCTACCTGCTGTGGTGTCGCGACTTCGCCGACACCAGCGTCGTGGCACGGGACTCGGACGGCGCCCCGGTCGGCTTCGTCACCGGCTATATCCGGCCCGCGCGGCCGGAGACCCTCGTCGTGTGGCAGATCGCCGTGGACGCCGCGTTCCGCGGCCGCGGTCTGGCCGGCGCGCTCCTCGACGGGCTGACCGAGCGCGCGCTGGCGGACCGCGGCATACGCCGCCTCGAAACGACCATCACGCCGGACAACTCCGCCTCCGACCAGCTCTTCCGCTCGTACGCGCGCCGCCACGGCGCCGGCGTCGACCGCGACGTGCTGTTCCACGGGGAGCACTTCCCGGACGGGCACGAGCCCGAGCTGCTGTACCGCATCGGCCCGCTCGCGGGCTGA
- the ectB gene encoding diaminobutyrate--2-oxoglutarate transaminase encodes MTITPPALSVFETLESEVRSYCRGWPAVFDRAQGSYLYDEDGHTYLDFFAGAGSLNYGHNNAVLKRALLDYLERDGIVHGLDMATTAKRAFLETFQNVVLRPRDLPYKVMFPGPTGTNAVEAALKLARKVKGREAIVSFTNAFHGMSLGSLAVTGNAFKRAGAGIPLVHGTPMPFDNYLDGQVPDFLWFERLLEDQGSGLNKPAAVIVETIQGEGGINVARADWLRGLAELCKRRDMLLIVDDIQMGCGRTGGFFSFEDAGITPDIVTLSKSISGYGLPMSLTLFKPELDVWEPGEHNGTFRGHNPAFVTATAALDTYWADGQMEKQTLARGAQIEQALVAICAEHSDADTTYRGRGMVWGLEFPDPARAARVCRRAFELGLILETSGPQSEVVKLLPALTTTPDDLDEGLRTLARAVRETA; translated from the coding sequence GTGACCATCACACCGCCCGCCCTGAGCGTCTTCGAGACCCTGGAGTCGGAGGTGCGCAGCTACTGCCGTGGCTGGCCCGCGGTCTTCGACCGGGCCCAGGGCAGCTATCTGTACGACGAGGACGGCCACACCTACCTCGACTTCTTCGCCGGCGCCGGATCTCTCAACTACGGCCACAACAACGCCGTGCTCAAGCGCGCGCTCCTCGACTACCTGGAGCGCGACGGCATCGTCCACGGCCTCGACATGGCCACCACCGCCAAGCGCGCGTTCCTGGAGACCTTCCAGAACGTCGTGCTGCGCCCCCGCGACCTGCCGTACAAGGTCATGTTCCCGGGCCCGACGGGCACCAACGCCGTCGAGGCCGCGCTGAAGCTGGCCCGCAAGGTCAAGGGCCGCGAGGCGATCGTCTCCTTCACCAACGCCTTCCACGGCATGTCACTCGGCTCGCTCGCCGTCACCGGCAACGCGTTCAAGCGCGCCGGCGCCGGCATCCCGCTGGTGCACGGCACCCCCATGCCGTTCGACAACTACCTCGACGGCCAGGTCCCGGACTTCCTGTGGTTCGAGCGGCTGCTGGAGGACCAGGGCTCCGGGCTGAACAAGCCCGCCGCCGTCATCGTCGAGACCATCCAGGGCGAGGGCGGCATCAACGTGGCCCGCGCCGACTGGCTCCGCGGCCTCGCCGAGCTGTGCAAACGCCGCGACATGCTGCTCATCGTCGACGACATCCAGATGGGCTGCGGCCGCACCGGCGGGTTCTTCTCCTTCGAGGACGCGGGCATCACGCCCGACATCGTCACACTGTCGAAGTCGATCAGCGGCTACGGGCTGCCGATGTCGCTCACGCTCTTCAAGCCGGAGCTGGACGTCTGGGAGCCGGGCGAGCACAACGGCACCTTCCGCGGCCACAACCCGGCGTTCGTCACCGCCACCGCGGCGCTCGACACGTACTGGGCCGACGGCCAGATGGAGAAGCAGACCCTCGCCCGCGGCGCCCAGATCGAGCAGGCGCTGGTCGCGATCTGCGCGGAGCACTCCGACGCGGACACCACGTACCGCGGCCGCGGCATGGTGTGGGGGCTCGAGTTCCCCGACCCGGCGCGCGCCGCGCGTGTCTGCCGGCGCGCCTTCGAGCTGGGGCTGATCCTGGAGACCTCCGGGCCGCAGAGCGAGGTCGTCAAGCTGCTGCCGGCGCTGACGACGACGCCGGACGACCTGGACGAGGGGTTGCGCACGCTGGCCCGGGCGGTCCGCGAGACCGCCTGA
- a CDS encoding ectoine synthase, with the protein MIVRSFKELEGTDRHIKSASGTWESKRIVLAKERVGFSLHETVLYAGTETSMWYANHIEAVVCVEGEAELTNDETGEKHAITPGTMYLLDGHERHTMRIKQDFRCICVFNPPVTGREDHDENGVYPLLTEED; encoded by the coding sequence GTGATCGTCCGATCCTTCAAGGAGCTTGAAGGTACCGACCGGCACATCAAGTCCGCGTCGGGCACCTGGGAGAGCAAGCGCATCGTGCTCGCGAAGGAGCGCGTCGGCTTCTCCCTCCACGAGACCGTGCTCTACGCGGGCACCGAGACGTCGATGTGGTACGCGAACCACATAGAGGCCGTCGTCTGCGTCGAGGGCGAAGCCGAACTCACCAACGACGAGACCGGCGAGAAGCACGCCATCACGCCGGGGACGATGTACCTGCTGGACGGGCACGAGAGGCACACGATGCGGATCAAGCAGGACTTCCGCTGCATCTGTGTCTTCAACCCGCCGGTCACGGGCCGCGAGGACCACGACGAGAACGGCGTGTACCCGCTGCTGACTGAGGAGGACTGA
- the thpD gene encoding ectoine hydroxylase, producing the protein MASPTVTDLYPTRGAEEVSTPRQDPVVWSEPGADGPIPPWELEGYERNGYLTVDQLITPEEVETYRAELDRLIADPRVRADERSVIEAGTQAVRSIFEIHKISDVFGKLVRDERVLERARQILGSDVYIHQSRINIKPGFGASGFYWHSDFETWHAEDGLPNMRTVSVSIALTENYETNGGLMIMPGSHKTFLGCAGATPKDNYKKSLQMQDAGTPSDEALTEMAEAHGIKLFTGAAGGATWFDCNCMHGSGDNITPYPRSNVFLVFNSVENAAVEPFAAPVRRPDFIGARDFTPVR; encoded by the coding sequence ATGGCCAGCCCGACTGTCACCGACCTCTACCCGACGCGCGGCGCGGAAGAAGTGAGCACGCCCCGTCAGGACCCGGTGGTCTGGTCGGAACCGGGTGCCGACGGGCCCATCCCGCCCTGGGAGCTGGAGGGCTACGAGCGCAACGGCTACCTGACGGTCGACCAACTGATCACCCCGGAGGAGGTGGAGACGTACAGGGCCGAGCTGGACCGGCTCATCGCCGACCCGCGGGTCCGCGCCGACGAGCGCTCGGTCATCGAGGCGGGCACGCAGGCCGTACGCTCCATCTTCGAGATCCACAAGATCAGCGATGTCTTCGGCAAGCTGGTACGCGACGAGCGCGTCCTGGAGCGGGCGCGGCAGATCCTCGGCTCCGACGTCTACATCCACCAGAGCCGGATCAACATCAAGCCCGGGTTCGGCGCCAGCGGCTTCTACTGGCACTCGGACTTCGAGACCTGGCACGCCGAGGACGGCCTGCCGAACATGCGGACCGTGTCGGTCTCGATCGCGCTGACGGAGAACTACGAGACCAACGGCGGCCTCATGATCATGCCGGGGTCGCACAAGACGTTCCTCGGCTGCGCGGGTGCCACGCCGAAGGACAACTACAAGAAGTCCCTGCAGATGCAGGACGCCGGCACGCCGTCGGACGAGGCGCTGACGGAGATGGCGGAGGCGCACGGCATCAAGCTGTTCACCGGCGCAGCCGGTGGTGCGACCTGGTTCGACTGCAACTGCATGCACGGCTCGGGCGACAACATCACGCCGTACCCGCGCAGCAACGTTTTCCTCGTCTTCAACAGCGTGGAGAACGCGGCCGTGGAGCCGTTCGCGGCACCGGTGCGGCGGCCGGACTTCATCGGCGCGCGGGACTTCACACCGGTGCGGTGA
- a CDS encoding DsbA family protein yields the protein MRVEIWSDVICPWCYIGKARFEKGLAAFAGRDGVEVVHRSFELSAGAARGGRQELGPELKAKYGWDDAQLKAMEDRVGAAAAAEGLGMRHDRFVTGTFDLHRVLHLAKECGLQDRLLDAFYTANFAEARPISEDDTIVDIATGAGLDADEVRRVLADEDAYADAVRADEKEAAELGATGVPFFVIDRRFAVSGGQPAQVFTQALEQAAAAGGLQTVAGTGGDGAVCADDACDVP from the coding sequence ATGCGTGTAGAGATCTGGTCCGACGTCATCTGCCCCTGGTGCTACATCGGCAAGGCCCGGTTCGAGAAGGGCCTCGCCGCCTTCGCGGGCCGGGACGGCGTCGAAGTGGTGCACCGCTCCTTCGAGCTCTCCGCCGGTGCCGCGCGGGGCGGCCGGCAGGAACTCGGTCCCGAGCTGAAGGCCAAGTACGGCTGGGACGACGCGCAGCTCAAGGCGATGGAGGACCGGGTCGGCGCCGCCGCGGCGGCCGAGGGGCTCGGCATGCGCCACGACCGGTTCGTCACCGGCACCTTCGACCTCCACCGGGTCCTGCACCTCGCCAAGGAGTGCGGCCTTCAGGACCGGCTCCTCGACGCGTTCTACACCGCCAACTTCGCCGAGGCCCGCCCGATCAGCGAGGACGACACGATCGTCGACATCGCCACCGGTGCCGGCCTCGACGCCGACGAGGTGCGCCGGGTGCTCGCGGACGAGGACGCCTACGCCGACGCCGTACGCGCCGACGAGAAGGAAGCCGCCGAGCTGGGCGCAACCGGTGTGCCGTTCTTCGTCATCGACCGCCGCTTCGCCGTCTCCGGCGGGCAGCCGGCGCAGGTCTTCACGCAGGCGCTGGAGCAGGCCGCCGCCGCGGGCGGGCTGCAGACCGTCGCGGGCACGGGCGGCGACGGCGCCGTCTGCGCCGACGACGCCTGCGACGTCCCGTAG